The following are from one region of the Ruficoccus sp. ZRK36 genome:
- a CDS encoding PEP-CTERM sorting domain-containing protein (PEP-CTERM proteins occur, often in large numbers, in the proteomes of bacteria that also encode an exosortase, a predicted intramembrane cysteine proteinase. The presence of a PEP-CTERM domain at a protein's C-terminus predicts cleavage within the sorting domain, followed by covalent anchoring to some some component of the (usually Gram-negative) cell surface. Many PEP-CTERM proteins exhibit an unusual sequence composition that includes large numbers of potential glycosylation sites. Expression of one such protein has been shown restore the ability of a bacterium to form floc, a type of biofilm.), producing the protein MNRYCPKLTALMISAGFAGCLPLTSSAEVLYFENFESYTPGSTITTASAYWSSDYTGNDIYFEARDDSSDLFGSSGNQYGYLADTSVTNNQSFSEAITPFTGTQTGQLDFSFYDPSGDLFNGQGFLVRIGSGNGNKKTSFGLFVMDGELVWASGNGVWLNTSQTTTYAMDTANTVSVVFNNSNDPLTYGDQTVASHCMDVYLNGVLVGDDWGGAGEDPTGTAIANVNFTAKSQESSATDFAGTIYLDDIRVDSSINIPEPSSSAMLFASLGGALFVLIKRLRRARA; encoded by the coding sequence ATGAATAGATACTGCCCAAAACTCACCGCTCTCATGATCTCCGCCGGCTTCGCCGGCTGCCTCCCGCTGACCTCCAGCGCGGAGGTCCTCTACTTCGAAAACTTCGAAAGCTATACCCCCGGCAGCACCATCACGACTGCCAGCGCATACTGGTCATCTGATTACACTGGCAATGACATCTACTTCGAGGCGCGCGACGACAGCAGCGACCTCTTCGGCAGCAGCGGTAATCAGTACGGCTATCTGGCCGATACCAGCGTCACCAACAACCAGAGCTTCTCGGAGGCGATCACGCCCTTTACCGGAACGCAAACTGGGCAGCTTGACTTCTCCTTCTATGATCCCTCCGGCGACCTTTTTAACGGGCAGGGCTTCCTCGTTCGGATCGGCTCCGGTAACGGCAACAAAAAGACAAGCTTCGGCCTCTTTGTCATGGATGGCGAGCTGGTCTGGGCTTCCGGTAATGGCGTCTGGCTCAACACCAGCCAAACGACCACCTACGCCATGGATACCGCGAATACCGTGTCGGTCGTCTTTAACAACAGTAACGATCCTCTAACCTACGGAGACCAGACCGTAGCCTCGCACTGCATGGATGTCTACCTCAACGGCGTCCTGGTTGGTGACGATTGGGGCGGAGCCGGTGAAGATCCGACAGGGACTGCTATCGCAAACGTCAACTTCACCGCAAAATCCCAGGAATCCAGTGCCACGGACTTTGCGGGTACGATCTATCTGGACGACATCCGGGTGGACTCCTCCATCAACATCCCCGAGCCCTCCTCTTCAGCCATGCTGTTCGCTAGTCTGGGCGGCGCGCTGTTCGTACTGATCAAGCGCCTGCGTCGCGCCCGCGCTTGA
- a CDS encoding hydroxyacid dehydrogenase — translation MPKISPEHESAIALETPADKSRVLVAISPRDYDRFFPGGMTLDAGSCDLRIAAPQQLEPGNWVQLLREYQPEILMTAWSTPPLTRAITAEEWLSIRYVCHLSGSVKKLLDIDLIERGISVTNWGSMITPCVAEHALLLILACCRKATLWQNFRQFSGPSPERARYLDDLQTMSLQGRRVGIHGFGKIARHLIQLLKPFGVRISAYSTPFPAETMQALGVQPQPDIDTLFANSDVLVECEALTPETAKSVTRERLERLPDDAVFVNIARGGLVDEEALIDVARSQRIRIGLDVYAREPLAPASPLWDIPGAILSPHIAGPTHDVYAQCGNFALENIQHYLRGEPLQSVIDANTYQLST, via the coding sequence ATGCCAAAGATTTCCCCAGAGCACGAATCTGCGATAGCTCTCGAAACCCCTGCCGATAAATCACGCGTCCTGGTTGCCATCTCTCCGCGCGACTACGACCGGTTTTTTCCCGGAGGGATGACACTCGATGCGGGCAGCTGCGACCTGCGCATTGCTGCCCCTCAGCAGCTGGAACCGGGCAACTGGGTGCAACTGCTTCGGGAGTATCAGCCGGAAATCTTGATGACTGCCTGGTCCACGCCTCCCCTGACGCGTGCCATCACAGCCGAGGAGTGGCTCAGTATCCGCTACGTCTGCCACTTATCCGGATCGGTTAAGAAGCTCTTGGACATCGACCTGATCGAGCGCGGCATCAGCGTGACAAACTGGGGCAGCATGATCACCCCCTGCGTGGCGGAGCATGCACTCCTGCTCATCCTCGCCTGCTGTCGCAAGGCCACCCTGTGGCAAAACTTTCGGCAGTTCTCGGGTCCGTCCCCGGAACGCGCGCGCTATCTGGATGACTTGCAAACGATGAGCCTGCAAGGTCGGCGAGTCGGCATCCACGGATTCGGAAAAATCGCCCGGCATTTAATTCAGCTGCTCAAGCCCTTCGGAGTACGCATCTCGGCCTACTCCACCCCTTTTCCTGCTGAGACCATGCAGGCACTGGGTGTGCAGCCGCAGCCTGACATTGATACCCTTTTCGCTAACAGCGACGTGCTCGTCGAGTGCGAGGCCCTGACACCCGAGACCGCTAAAAGCGTGACGCGTGAACGCCTTGAGAGGCTGCCCGACGACGCCGTCTTCGTTAACATAGCCCGCGGCGGCCTCGTCGATGAAGAGGCCTTGATTGACGTAGCCCGCAGCCAGAGGATTCGCATCGGGCTCGACGTCTACGCACGCGAGCCGCTCGCGCCGGCCTCCCCCCTGTGGGACATCCCCGGTGCCATCCTCTCGCCCCATATCGCAGGCCCCACCCACGATGTTTACGCGCAGTGCGGCAACTTCGCCCTGGAGAATATCCAGCACTATCTCAGGGGAGAGCCGCTGCAGAGTGTCATCGACGCGAATACCTACCAGCTCTCGACCTGA
- a CDS encoding Na+/H+ antiporter NhaC family protein gives MTAPHKHPALRLLHAPGLWIFVLGIALAAWVGQIASPHWYIQQASLGDTEQNSTDAIDASDSLLWELRGKSVTELPTAKAERVRVQQANGQIEIFSLSPHQHWGYWSFLPAVMAVALCFITREPITALTGGIITGALLMCKFDITGDVVIPALATKSGAGILILYLWFLGGIMGIWSRNGAAQAFAELMTRRFVRGPVSARLVAWFLGVLFFQGGTLSTVLVGTTVRPVADKENVSHEELSYIVDSTASPIAILLPFNAWPFYVQGLIFLSGVGFLATEADRTNFFMSSIPLSLYAWAAVIFTLLMCFDKLPFLGRSMKEAIARARETGELDRPGAQPLLAKELETSDPPADYRPSVWEFFIPLGLIIGVAVGTHFLLGSPNVHWAFGAALLVAFGITLARGMSLENAIGGLTQGLKGVVYGSVVLLLAVVIGRVSQDTGGGYYLMDVFAGSVPFWLLPVLCQVLTMFIAFSTGTSFGTFAVSLPLVMPLAWGTAMAADLVHPQLYLTICFAAVINGSVYGDQCSPISDTTVLSSMATGCDLMDHVKTQILPASVAALFAAIGWSIAVFFAA, from the coding sequence ATGACTGCCCCGCATAAACATCCAGCACTACGCCTACTTCACGCTCCGGGTCTATGGATCTTTGTACTGGGTATCGCACTGGCGGCCTGGGTCGGGCAGATCGCCTCCCCCCACTGGTACATCCAACAGGCATCACTCGGAGACACCGAGCAGAACAGTACTGATGCGATCGATGCTTCGGACTCACTGCTGTGGGAGCTGCGCGGAAAGTCCGTCACGGAGCTTCCGACCGCCAAAGCCGAGCGCGTACGCGTCCAGCAGGCGAACGGACAAATCGAGATTTTCTCACTCAGCCCCCATCAGCACTGGGGCTACTGGTCCTTTCTGCCAGCGGTCATGGCCGTGGCGCTATGCTTTATCACCCGTGAGCCGATCACTGCGCTAACCGGCGGCATCATTACCGGTGCGCTTTTGATGTGTAAGTTCGACATCACCGGAGATGTTGTCATCCCCGCACTGGCCACCAAGAGCGGAGCGGGCATCCTCATCCTGTACCTGTGGTTTCTGGGCGGCATCATGGGCATCTGGTCGCGTAATGGCGCGGCCCAGGCCTTCGCCGAGTTGATGACGCGGCGCTTCGTGCGCGGCCCGGTCAGCGCACGGCTGGTGGCCTGGTTTCTCGGGGTGCTCTTCTTTCAGGGCGGCACGCTCAGCACCGTCCTCGTTGGCACCACCGTACGCCCTGTCGCGGACAAGGAAAACGTCAGCCACGAAGAGCTTTCCTACATCGTGGACTCGACCGCCTCCCCGATTGCCATCCTGCTCCCCTTCAATGCCTGGCCCTTTTATGTGCAGGGCCTGATCTTTCTCTCCGGAGTCGGGTTTCTGGCCACGGAGGCAGACCGCACGAACTTTTTCATGAGTTCGATTCCGCTCTCTCTGTACGCATGGGCGGCTGTGATCTTCACGCTGCTAATGTGCTTCGACAAGCTCCCCTTTCTGGGCCGCTCGATGAAAGAAGCTATCGCACGCGCACGGGAAACGGGTGAACTCGACCGGCCCGGTGCCCAACCCCTACTGGCCAAGGAACTCGAAACAAGCGATCCGCCCGCAGATTACCGCCCGAGCGTATGGGAGTTTTTCATCCCACTGGGGCTGATCATCGGTGTAGCCGTCGGAACGCACTTTCTGCTCGGTTCTCCCAACGTCCACTGGGCTTTCGGTGCAGCTCTACTGGTGGCGTTCGGGATAACACTCGCACGCGGCATGAGCCTGGAGAACGCCATCGGCGGCCTCACACAGGGCCTCAAGGGCGTCGTCTACGGCTCCGTCGTGCTGCTGCTGGCCGTGGTCATCGGGCGCGTCAGCCAGGATACCGGCGGCGGCTACTACCTGATGGACGTATTCGCAGGCTCGGTTCCTTTCTGGCTGCTTCCGGTGCTGTGCCAGGTCCTCACGATGTTTATCGCCTTTTCCACGGGGACGAGTTTCGGGACCTTTGCAGTCTCCCTACCGCTTGTCATGCCTCTGGCCTGGGGCACCGCCATGGCGGCCGACCTCGTCCACCCCCAGCTATATCTGACGATCTGCTTCGCAGCCGTGATCAACGGCAGTGTCTACGGTGACCAGTGCTCGCCCATCTCAGACACGACGGTGCTCAGCAGCATGGCCACGGGTTGCGACCTGATGGACCACGTAAAGACCCAGATCC
- a CDS encoding LacI family DNA-binding transcriptional regulator, whose amino-acid sequence MQKKRVTQKDVAYEAGVHRATVSLAVRNHPSIPAETRERVMRAARKLGYAPDPMLSALAMYRSTMKDHTFQGTLAWLAFTDKRFPWNKEGLFWNYYQGALSRAKEHGFKLERFEFDPHEIKAERQASILRARNIRGILLAPQTEPRKVVDFIWDDFSFITFGYSLLKPELHTVCTTQYRAMAQIMSTLHERGYRRISLAINMEHNERTDNNYLSGYLTAQYRIGEPPLVHDEIWSDTDAFIKRLREEKPEAVVIGSPKVLTLMRENGFRIPRDCAVVCPGLSSDESKIAGVVEDAYHIGEVAVDHLTRMIMRGERGIPQKVQRVHIEGIWKDGPTIAPAKKRTRRKTTSPAPLR is encoded by the coding sequence ATGCAAAAAAAGCGTGTTACCCAAAAGGACGTTGCCTACGAGGCAGGTGTGCACCGGGCCACGGTATCGCTCGCAGTCCGTAACCACCCCAGCATCCCGGCAGAGACACGAGAGCGCGTCATGCGTGCCGCCCGTAAGCTCGGCTATGCCCCGGACCCAATGCTGTCCGCTCTGGCCATGTACCGGAGCACGATGAAAGATCACACCTTTCAGGGGACACTCGCCTGGCTCGCATTTACCGACAAGCGCTTCCCCTGGAACAAGGAAGGCCTCTTTTGGAACTATTACCAGGGAGCCCTTTCGCGCGCCAAAGAGCATGGTTTCAAGCTGGAGCGTTTTGAGTTTGATCCCCACGAGATTAAAGCCGAACGCCAGGCATCCATTCTCAGGGCCCGTAATATCCGAGGCATCCTGCTCGCCCCACAGACTGAGCCACGGAAGGTCGTGGACTTTATCTGGGATGATTTTTCGTTCATCACCTTTGGCTACTCACTGCTGAAACCCGAGCTGCACACCGTCTGCACGACCCAGTACCGCGCCATGGCACAGATCATGAGCACCCTGCACGAGCGAGGCTATCGGCGGATTTCGCTGGCGATCAACATGGAGCACAACGAGCGGACCGATAACAACTACCTCTCGGGCTACCTGACTGCGCAGTACCGCATCGGGGAGCCCCCACTCGTCCACGATGAAATCTGGAGCGATACCGATGCCTTTATCAAACGGCTGCGCGAAGAGAAACCGGAAGCCGTCGTCATCGGTAGCCCTAAAGTTCTCACGCTGATGAGGGAAAACGGGTTTCGAATCCCCCGCGACTGCGCGGTCGTTTGCCCCGGTCTATCATCCGACGAAAGCAAAATCGCCGGTGTCGTCGAAGACGCCTATCACATCGGTGAAGTCGCGGTGGATCACCTCACGCGTATGATCATGCGTGGTGAGCGAGGCATTCCCCAGAAAGTTCAACGCGTCCACATCGAGGGCATCTGGAAGGACGGCCCAACCATAGCCCCCGCCAAGAAGCGAACCAGGCGTAAAACGACCTCCCCTGCCCCCTTACGCTGA